Proteins from a genomic interval of Panthera tigris isolate Pti1 chromosome A2, P.tigris_Pti1_mat1.1, whole genome shotgun sequence:
- the IL17RC gene encoding interleukin-17 receptor C isoform X3 encodes MGTGKSLKVRKSLEEQLIQSLRSLETPFSRPKSCSPSRPTPPPAASYWRCKCLLPLCSLGSVVFDCFEAALGAEVRIWSYTQPRYQKELNLTQHLPDCKGLEVRDSIQSCWALPWLNVSADGDDVHLVLDVSEDQRFGLSLYWNQVQGPTKPWWHRNLTGPQTITLNHTDLFPCLCIQFLFQVWPLEPDSVRTSICPFREDPRAHRNLWRAARLQLLPPRGWRLDAPCSLPAEATLCWQAPGGGPCQSLVPPLPPANVTVNKALELPLLNVHPNLCVQVSSWEKLQLQECLWVDSLGPLKDDMLLVETRDPHNNRSLCALEPSGCTPLLSRASTRAARLGEQLLQDLQSGQCLQLWDDDLRALWACPMDKYVHQRWALVWLACLLFAAVLFLLFLFRKDQVKGWLRLLKEDIRAGPATRGRAALLLYSAEDSGFERLVSALASALCQLPLRVAVDLWSRRELSAQGPLAWFHAQRRQTLQEGGVVVLLFSPGAVVLCREWLQDGASTPAPQGPHDAFAASLSCVLPDFLQGRAPGRYVGAYFDGLLHSDAVPALFRSVPVFSLPSQLPGFLGTLQEPGDPRPGLLRERARLVSQALQPALDQLLKAPGDPGDPEDGTRDGT; translated from the exons ATG GGCACTGGGAAGAGCCTAAAGGTGAGGAAAAGTTTGGAGGAGCAGCTGATCCAGAGCTTGAGGAGTCTAGAAACG CCTTTCTCCAGGCCCAAGTCGTGCTCTCCTTCCAGGCCTACCCCACCGCCCGCTGCGTCCTACTGGAGGTGCAAGTGCCTGCTGCCCTTGTGCAGCCTG GGTTCTGTAGTATTTGACTGCTTCGAGGCTGCTCTGGGGGCTGAGGTGCGAATCTGGTCCTACACTCAGCCCAGGTACCAGAAGGAACTCAACCTCACCCAGCATTTGCCTG ACTGCAAGGGGCTGGAAGTCCGGGACAGCATCCAGAGCTGCTGGG ccctgccctggctCAATGTGTCTGCCGATGGTGATGATGTGCACCTGGTGCTGGACGTCTCTGAGGATCAGCGCTTTGGCCTCTCACTGTACTGGAACCAGGTCCAGGGTCCTACAAAACCCTGGTGGCACAGAAACCTG ACTGGGCCACAAACCATTACCTTGAACCATACAGATCTATTTCCCTGCCTTTGTATTCAG TTTCTTTTCCAGGTGTGGCCGCTAGAGCCCGACTCTGTCAGGACAAGCATCTGCCCTTTTAGGGAAG ACCCCCGGGCACATCGGAACCTCTGGCGTGCAgcccggctgcagctgctgcCCCCAAGGGGCTGGCGGCTAGATGCACCCTGCTCGCTGCCTGCTGAGGCCACTCTGTGTTGGCAGGCACCAGGAGGGGGCCCCTGCCAGTCGCTGGTCCCGCCGCTGCCACCAGCAAATGTCACTGTAAAC AAGGCACTTGAATTACCATTGCTGAATGTCCACCCCAACCTCTGTGTCCAG GTGAGCAGCTGGGAGAAGCTGCAGCTGCAAGAGTGCTTGTGGGTTG ACTCCCTTGGGCCCCTCAAGGATGATATGCTGTTGGTGGAGACACGAGACCCCCACAACAACAGATCACTCTGTGCCTTGGAACCCAGTGGCTGCACCCCACTACTTAGCAGGGCCTCCACG AGGGCAGCTCGCCTTGGAGAACAATTACTACAAGATCTGCAGTCAGGCCAGTGTCTGCAG CTGTGGGATGATGATCTGAGGGCACTGTGGGCCTGCCCCATGGACAAGT ATGTTCACCAGCGCTGGGCTCTGGTGTGGCTGGCCTGCCTACTTTTTGCCGctgtgcttttccttctcttccttttcagaaAGGACCAAGTGAAAG GGTGGCTGAGGCTCTTGAAGGAGGACATCCGCGCGGGGC CTGCCACCAGGGGCCGGGCGGCTCTGCTCCTCTACTCGGCGGAGGACTCTGGCTTCGAGCGCTTAGTGAGCGCCCTGGCGTCGGCGCTGTGCCAGCTGCCGTTGCGCGTGGCCGTGGACCTGTGGAGCCGTCGTGAACTGAGCGCGCAGGGACCCCTGGCCTGGTTCCACGCGCAGAGGCGCCAGACCCTTCAGGAGGGCGGCGTGGTGGTGCTGCTCTTCTCACCTGGGGCCGTGGTGCTGTGCCGGGAGTGGCTGCAGGACGGGGCTTCGACTCCCGCCCCGCAGGGCCCGCACGACGCCTTTGCCGCCTCGCTCAGCTGCGTGCTGCCTGACTTCCTGCAGGGCCGGGCGCCTGGCCGCTACGTCGGGGCCTACTTCGACGGACTGCTCCACTCAGATGCCGTGCCTGCCCTTTTCCGCAGCGTGCCggtcttctccctgccctcccagctgCCCGGCTTCCTGGGGACCCTGCAGGAACCCGGCGACCCCCGCCCGGGGCTGCTGAGGGAGAGGGCGAGGCTAGTGTCTCAGGCCCTGCAGCCTGCCCTGGACCAGCTGCTTAAGGCTCCCGGGGATCCCGGGGACCCTGAGGACGGGACGAGGGATGGCACGTGA
- the IL17RC gene encoding interleukin-17 receptor C isoform X1: protein MPVPWFLLSLALGRSPMVLSLERLVGPQDTARCSPGLSCHLWDGDVLCLPGSIVSAPGPVLVPTRLQTELVLRCYQETDCDLCVRVAIHLAVHGHWEEPKGEEKFGGAADPELEESRNAFLQAQVVLSFQAYPTARCVLLEVQVPAALVQPGQSVGSVVFDCFEAALGAEVRIWSYTQPRYQKELNLTQHLPDCKGLEVRDSIQSCWALPWLNVSADGDDVHLVLDVSEDQRFGLSLYWNQVQGPTKPWWHRNLTGPQTITLNHTDLFPCLCIQVWPLEPDSVRTSICPFREDPRAHRNLWRAARLQLLPPRGWRLDAPCSLPAEATLCWQAPGGGPCQSLVPPLPPANVTVNKALELPLLNVHPNLCVQVSSWEKLQLQECLWVDSLGPLKDDMLLVETRDPHNNRSLCALEPSGCTPLLSRASTRAARLGEQLLQDLQSGQCLQLWDDDLRALWACPMDKYVHQRWALVWLACLLFAAVLFLLFLFRKDQVKGWLRLLKEDIRAGPATRGRAALLLYSAEDSGFERLVSALASALCQLPLRVAVDLWSRRELSAQGPLAWFHAQRRQTLQEGGVVVLLFSPGAVVLCREWLQDGASTPAPQGPHDAFAASLSCVLPDFLQGRAPGRYVGAYFDGLLHSDAVPALFRSVPVFSLPSQLPGFLGTLQEPGDPRPGLLRERARLVSQALQPALDQLLKAPGDPGDPEDGTRDGT, encoded by the exons ATGCCTGTGCCCTGGTTCCTGCTGTCTTTGGCACTGGGCCGAAGCCCCATGGTCCTCTCTTTGGAGAGGCTTGTGGGGCCTCAGGATACTGCTCGCTGCTCTCCG GGCCTTTCCTGCCACCTCTGGG ATGGTGACGTGCTCTGCCTACCTGGGAGCATCGTgtctgccccaggccctgtgctggtgCCCACACGCCTGCAGACAGAGCTGGTGCTGAGGTGCTACCAGGAGACTGACTGTGACCTCTGTGTGCGTGTGGCCATCCACTTGGCTGTGCATG GGCACTGGGAAGAGCCTAAAGGTGAGGAAAAGTTTGGAGGAGCAGCTGATCCAGAGCTTGAGGAGTCTAGAAACG CCTTTCTCCAGGCCCAAGTCGTGCTCTCCTTCCAGGCCTACCCCACCGCCCGCTGCGTCCTACTGGAGGTGCAAGTGCCTGCTGCCCTTGTGCAGCCTGGTCAGTCTGTG GGTTCTGTAGTATTTGACTGCTTCGAGGCTGCTCTGGGGGCTGAGGTGCGAATCTGGTCCTACACTCAGCCCAGGTACCAGAAGGAACTCAACCTCACCCAGCATTTGCCTG ACTGCAAGGGGCTGGAAGTCCGGGACAGCATCCAGAGCTGCTGGG ccctgccctggctCAATGTGTCTGCCGATGGTGATGATGTGCACCTGGTGCTGGACGTCTCTGAGGATCAGCGCTTTGGCCTCTCACTGTACTGGAACCAGGTCCAGGGTCCTACAAAACCCTGGTGGCACAGAAACCTG ACTGGGCCACAAACCATTACCTTGAACCATACAGATCTATTTCCCTGCCTTTGTATTCAG GTGTGGCCGCTAGAGCCCGACTCTGTCAGGACAAGCATCTGCCCTTTTAGGGAAG ACCCCCGGGCACATCGGAACCTCTGGCGTGCAgcccggctgcagctgctgcCCCCAAGGGGCTGGCGGCTAGATGCACCCTGCTCGCTGCCTGCTGAGGCCACTCTGTGTTGGCAGGCACCAGGAGGGGGCCCCTGCCAGTCGCTGGTCCCGCCGCTGCCACCAGCAAATGTCACTGTAAAC AAGGCACTTGAATTACCATTGCTGAATGTCCACCCCAACCTCTGTGTCCAG GTGAGCAGCTGGGAGAAGCTGCAGCTGCAAGAGTGCTTGTGGGTTG ACTCCCTTGGGCCCCTCAAGGATGATATGCTGTTGGTGGAGACACGAGACCCCCACAACAACAGATCACTCTGTGCCTTGGAACCCAGTGGCTGCACCCCACTACTTAGCAGGGCCTCCACG AGGGCAGCTCGCCTTGGAGAACAATTACTACAAGATCTGCAGTCAGGCCAGTGTCTGCAG CTGTGGGATGATGATCTGAGGGCACTGTGGGCCTGCCCCATGGACAAGT ATGTTCACCAGCGCTGGGCTCTGGTGTGGCTGGCCTGCCTACTTTTTGCCGctgtgcttttccttctcttccttttcagaaAGGACCAAGTGAAAG GGTGGCTGAGGCTCTTGAAGGAGGACATCCGCGCGGGGC CTGCCACCAGGGGCCGGGCGGCTCTGCTCCTCTACTCGGCGGAGGACTCTGGCTTCGAGCGCTTAGTGAGCGCCCTGGCGTCGGCGCTGTGCCAGCTGCCGTTGCGCGTGGCCGTGGACCTGTGGAGCCGTCGTGAACTGAGCGCGCAGGGACCCCTGGCCTGGTTCCACGCGCAGAGGCGCCAGACCCTTCAGGAGGGCGGCGTGGTGGTGCTGCTCTTCTCACCTGGGGCCGTGGTGCTGTGCCGGGAGTGGCTGCAGGACGGGGCTTCGACTCCCGCCCCGCAGGGCCCGCACGACGCCTTTGCCGCCTCGCTCAGCTGCGTGCTGCCTGACTTCCTGCAGGGCCGGGCGCCTGGCCGCTACGTCGGGGCCTACTTCGACGGACTGCTCCACTCAGATGCCGTGCCTGCCCTTTTCCGCAGCGTGCCggtcttctccctgccctcccagctgCCCGGCTTCCTGGGGACCCTGCAGGAACCCGGCGACCCCCGCCCGGGGCTGCTGAGGGAGAGGGCGAGGCTAGTGTCTCAGGCCCTGCAGCCTGCCCTGGACCAGCTGCTTAAGGCTCCCGGGGATCCCGGGGACCCTGAGGACGGGACGAGGGATGGCACGTGA
- the IL17RC gene encoding interleukin-17 receptor C isoform X4, translated as MGTGKSLKVRKSLEEQLIQSLRSLETGSVVFDCFEAALGAEVRIWSYTQPRYQKELNLTQHLPDCKGLEVRDSIQSCWALPWLNVSADGDDVHLVLDVSEDQRFGLSLYWNQVQGPTKPWWHRNLTGPQTITLNHTDLFPCLCIQFLFQVWPLEPDSVRTSICPFREDPRAHRNLWRAARLQLLPPRGWRLDAPCSLPAEATLCWQAPGGGPCQSLVPPLPPANVTVNKALELPLLNVHPNLCVQVSSWEKLQLQECLWVDSLGPLKDDMLLVETRDPHNNRSLCALEPSGCTPLLSRASTRAARLGEQLLQDLQSGQCLQLWDDDLRALWACPMDKYVHQRWALVWLACLLFAAVLFLLFLFRKDQVKGWLRLLKEDIRAGPATRGRAALLLYSAEDSGFERLVSALASALCQLPLRVAVDLWSRRELSAQGPLAWFHAQRRQTLQEGGVVVLLFSPGAVVLCREWLQDGASTPAPQGPHDAFAASLSCVLPDFLQGRAPGRYVGAYFDGLLHSDAVPALFRSVPVFSLPSQLPGFLGTLQEPGDPRPGLLRERARLVSQALQPALDQLLKAPGDPGDPEDGTRDGT; from the exons ATG GGCACTGGGAAGAGCCTAAAGGTGAGGAAAAGTTTGGAGGAGCAGCTGATCCAGAGCTTGAGGAGTCTAGAAACG GGTTCTGTAGTATTTGACTGCTTCGAGGCTGCTCTGGGGGCTGAGGTGCGAATCTGGTCCTACACTCAGCCCAGGTACCAGAAGGAACTCAACCTCACCCAGCATTTGCCTG ACTGCAAGGGGCTGGAAGTCCGGGACAGCATCCAGAGCTGCTGGG ccctgccctggctCAATGTGTCTGCCGATGGTGATGATGTGCACCTGGTGCTGGACGTCTCTGAGGATCAGCGCTTTGGCCTCTCACTGTACTGGAACCAGGTCCAGGGTCCTACAAAACCCTGGTGGCACAGAAACCTG ACTGGGCCACAAACCATTACCTTGAACCATACAGATCTATTTCCCTGCCTTTGTATTCAG TTTCTTTTCCAGGTGTGGCCGCTAGAGCCCGACTCTGTCAGGACAAGCATCTGCCCTTTTAGGGAAG ACCCCCGGGCACATCGGAACCTCTGGCGTGCAgcccggctgcagctgctgcCCCCAAGGGGCTGGCGGCTAGATGCACCCTGCTCGCTGCCTGCTGAGGCCACTCTGTGTTGGCAGGCACCAGGAGGGGGCCCCTGCCAGTCGCTGGTCCCGCCGCTGCCACCAGCAAATGTCACTGTAAAC AAGGCACTTGAATTACCATTGCTGAATGTCCACCCCAACCTCTGTGTCCAG GTGAGCAGCTGGGAGAAGCTGCAGCTGCAAGAGTGCTTGTGGGTTG ACTCCCTTGGGCCCCTCAAGGATGATATGCTGTTGGTGGAGACACGAGACCCCCACAACAACAGATCACTCTGTGCCTTGGAACCCAGTGGCTGCACCCCACTACTTAGCAGGGCCTCCACG AGGGCAGCTCGCCTTGGAGAACAATTACTACAAGATCTGCAGTCAGGCCAGTGTCTGCAG CTGTGGGATGATGATCTGAGGGCACTGTGGGCCTGCCCCATGGACAAGT ATGTTCACCAGCGCTGGGCTCTGGTGTGGCTGGCCTGCCTACTTTTTGCCGctgtgcttttccttctcttccttttcagaaAGGACCAAGTGAAAG GGTGGCTGAGGCTCTTGAAGGAGGACATCCGCGCGGGGC CTGCCACCAGGGGCCGGGCGGCTCTGCTCCTCTACTCGGCGGAGGACTCTGGCTTCGAGCGCTTAGTGAGCGCCCTGGCGTCGGCGCTGTGCCAGCTGCCGTTGCGCGTGGCCGTGGACCTGTGGAGCCGTCGTGAACTGAGCGCGCAGGGACCCCTGGCCTGGTTCCACGCGCAGAGGCGCCAGACCCTTCAGGAGGGCGGCGTGGTGGTGCTGCTCTTCTCACCTGGGGCCGTGGTGCTGTGCCGGGAGTGGCTGCAGGACGGGGCTTCGACTCCCGCCCCGCAGGGCCCGCACGACGCCTTTGCCGCCTCGCTCAGCTGCGTGCTGCCTGACTTCCTGCAGGGCCGGGCGCCTGGCCGCTACGTCGGGGCCTACTTCGACGGACTGCTCCACTCAGATGCCGTGCCTGCCCTTTTCCGCAGCGTGCCggtcttctccctgccctcccagctgCCCGGCTTCCTGGGGACCCTGCAGGAACCCGGCGACCCCCGCCCGGGGCTGCTGAGGGAGAGGGCGAGGCTAGTGTCTCAGGCCCTGCAGCCTGCCCTGGACCAGCTGCTTAAGGCTCCCGGGGATCCCGGGGACCCTGAGGACGGGACGAGGGATGGCACGTGA
- the IL17RC gene encoding interleukin-17 receptor C isoform X2 produces MPVPWFLLSLALGRSPMVLSLERLVGPQDTARCSPGLSCHLWDGDVLCLPGSIVSAPGPVLVPTRLQTELVLRCYQETDCDLCVRVAIHLAVHGHWEEPKGEEKFGGAADPELEESRNAFLQAQVVLSFQAYPTARCVLLEVQVPAALVQPGQSVGSVVFDCFEAALGAEVRIWSYTQPRYQKELNLTQHLPDCKGLEVRDSIQSCWALPWLNVSADGDDVHLVLDVSEDQRFGLSLYWNQVQGPTKPWWHRNLTGPQTITLNHTDLFPCLCIQVWPLEPDSVRTSICPFREDPRAHRNLWRAARLQLLPPRGWRLDAPCSLPAEATLCWQAPGGGPCQSLVPPLPPANVTVNKALELPLLNVHPNLCVQVSSWEKLQLQECLWVDSLGPLKDDMLLVETRDPHNNRSLCALEPSGCTPLLSRASTRAARLGEQLLQDLQSGQCLQLWDDDLRALWACPMDKYVHQRWALVWLACLLFAAVLFLLFLFRKDQVKAATRGRAALLLYSAEDSGFERLVSALASALCQLPLRVAVDLWSRRELSAQGPLAWFHAQRRQTLQEGGVVVLLFSPGAVVLCREWLQDGASTPAPQGPHDAFAASLSCVLPDFLQGRAPGRYVGAYFDGLLHSDAVPALFRSVPVFSLPSQLPGFLGTLQEPGDPRPGLLRERARLVSQALQPALDQLLKAPGDPGDPEDGTRDGT; encoded by the exons ATGCCTGTGCCCTGGTTCCTGCTGTCTTTGGCACTGGGCCGAAGCCCCATGGTCCTCTCTTTGGAGAGGCTTGTGGGGCCTCAGGATACTGCTCGCTGCTCTCCG GGCCTTTCCTGCCACCTCTGGG ATGGTGACGTGCTCTGCCTACCTGGGAGCATCGTgtctgccccaggccctgtgctggtgCCCACACGCCTGCAGACAGAGCTGGTGCTGAGGTGCTACCAGGAGACTGACTGTGACCTCTGTGTGCGTGTGGCCATCCACTTGGCTGTGCATG GGCACTGGGAAGAGCCTAAAGGTGAGGAAAAGTTTGGAGGAGCAGCTGATCCAGAGCTTGAGGAGTCTAGAAACG CCTTTCTCCAGGCCCAAGTCGTGCTCTCCTTCCAGGCCTACCCCACCGCCCGCTGCGTCCTACTGGAGGTGCAAGTGCCTGCTGCCCTTGTGCAGCCTGGTCAGTCTGTG GGTTCTGTAGTATTTGACTGCTTCGAGGCTGCTCTGGGGGCTGAGGTGCGAATCTGGTCCTACACTCAGCCCAGGTACCAGAAGGAACTCAACCTCACCCAGCATTTGCCTG ACTGCAAGGGGCTGGAAGTCCGGGACAGCATCCAGAGCTGCTGGG ccctgccctggctCAATGTGTCTGCCGATGGTGATGATGTGCACCTGGTGCTGGACGTCTCTGAGGATCAGCGCTTTGGCCTCTCACTGTACTGGAACCAGGTCCAGGGTCCTACAAAACCCTGGTGGCACAGAAACCTG ACTGGGCCACAAACCATTACCTTGAACCATACAGATCTATTTCCCTGCCTTTGTATTCAG GTGTGGCCGCTAGAGCCCGACTCTGTCAGGACAAGCATCTGCCCTTTTAGGGAAG ACCCCCGGGCACATCGGAACCTCTGGCGTGCAgcccggctgcagctgctgcCCCCAAGGGGCTGGCGGCTAGATGCACCCTGCTCGCTGCCTGCTGAGGCCACTCTGTGTTGGCAGGCACCAGGAGGGGGCCCCTGCCAGTCGCTGGTCCCGCCGCTGCCACCAGCAAATGTCACTGTAAAC AAGGCACTTGAATTACCATTGCTGAATGTCCACCCCAACCTCTGTGTCCAG GTGAGCAGCTGGGAGAAGCTGCAGCTGCAAGAGTGCTTGTGGGTTG ACTCCCTTGGGCCCCTCAAGGATGATATGCTGTTGGTGGAGACACGAGACCCCCACAACAACAGATCACTCTGTGCCTTGGAACCCAGTGGCTGCACCCCACTACTTAGCAGGGCCTCCACG AGGGCAGCTCGCCTTGGAGAACAATTACTACAAGATCTGCAGTCAGGCCAGTGTCTGCAG CTGTGGGATGATGATCTGAGGGCACTGTGGGCCTGCCCCATGGACAAGT ATGTTCACCAGCGCTGGGCTCTGGTGTGGCTGGCCTGCCTACTTTTTGCCGctgtgcttttccttctcttccttttcagaaAGGACCAAGTGAAAG CTGCCACCAGGGGCCGGGCGGCTCTGCTCCTCTACTCGGCGGAGGACTCTGGCTTCGAGCGCTTAGTGAGCGCCCTGGCGTCGGCGCTGTGCCAGCTGCCGTTGCGCGTGGCCGTGGACCTGTGGAGCCGTCGTGAACTGAGCGCGCAGGGACCCCTGGCCTGGTTCCACGCGCAGAGGCGCCAGACCCTTCAGGAGGGCGGCGTGGTGGTGCTGCTCTTCTCACCTGGGGCCGTGGTGCTGTGCCGGGAGTGGCTGCAGGACGGGGCTTCGACTCCCGCCCCGCAGGGCCCGCACGACGCCTTTGCCGCCTCGCTCAGCTGCGTGCTGCCTGACTTCCTGCAGGGCCGGGCGCCTGGCCGCTACGTCGGGGCCTACTTCGACGGACTGCTCCACTCAGATGCCGTGCCTGCCCTTTTCCGCAGCGTGCCggtcttctccctgccctcccagctgCCCGGCTTCCTGGGGACCCTGCAGGAACCCGGCGACCCCCGCCCGGGGCTGCTGAGGGAGAGGGCGAGGCTAGTGTCTCAGGCCCTGCAGCCTGCCCTGGACCAGCTGCTTAAGGCTCCCGGGGATCCCGGGGACCCTGAGGACGGGACGAGGGATGGCACGTGA